From one Coffea eugenioides isolate CCC68of chromosome 11, Ceug_1.0, whole genome shotgun sequence genomic stretch:
- the LOC113751981 gene encoding U-box domain-containing protein 11-like, with product MAGGDATTAVAGDRPLQAPLRLVHDVVRISQAGFSGSFQKDCTNLARRVSLLAHLLEEIKEFKGYDDNGHAGSSSSSSNSSLFDLSLALEAAKRLLLAANTFDPEISSAELAKKFSFQFQCVTWKLEKALASIPYDHFDISEEVQEQVELVRSQLRRATDRYGGPLNSNMLSRALSQPLNRDVDPFHLRNRLIGSLHIANIGNIDHGREKVGSVANIKDSEGDDGSVQIVQEQGRRKSLSRSSKICQPKDSETNGIDESCCSTKSPEENKKSDSSIVPDDFLCPISLELMRDPVIVATGQTYERSYIQRWIDCGNTTCPKTQQKLENLKLTPNYALRSLISQWCTEHNVEQPTALTNGRIKKSDGSFRDVSGDIAAIEALVRKLSSRSIEERRAAVVEIRSLSKRSTDNRILIADAGAIPVLVSLLACEDNQTQEHAVTSILNLSIFENNKGLIMLAGAVPSIVQILRAGSMEARENAAATLFSLSLADENKIIIGASGAIPALVDLLQNGSTRGRKDAATALFNLCIYQGNKGRAVRAGIITALLKMLSDTSSGMVDEALTILSVLAGNQEAKAAIVKASTIPVLIDLMRTGLPRNKENAAAILLCLCKRDQDNLACLSRLGAVIPLTELTKNGTERAKRKANSLLEHLRKSNYL from the exons ATGGCCGGCGGAGACGCCACCACCGCCGTGGCAGGCGACCGCCCTTTACAGGCACCACTTCGGCTGGTTCACGACGTTGTGAGGATCTCTCAGGCCGGCTTCTCAGGTTCTTTTCAGAAAGACTGTACTAATTTGGCTAGGAGAGTCTCGCTCTTGGCTCATTTGCTTGAAGAAATCAAGGAGTTTAAAGGCTATGATGACAATGGTCATGCGggctcctcttcttcttcctccaatTCTTCCCTTTTCGATCTCTCTTTGGCACTTGAAGCTGCTAAAAGGTTGCTTCTTGCTGCGAACACTTTTGATCCCGAGATTTCTTCA GCTGAGTTGGCAAAGAAATTCTCTTTTCAATTCCAATGTGTGACGTGGAAATTGGAAAAAGCTCTAGCAAGCATACCATATGATCATTTTGATATTTCAGAAGAAGTTCAAGAGCAG GTTGAATTGGTTAGGTCACAGCTGAGAAGAGCCACTGATAGATATGGTGGGCCTTTAAATTCAAATATGTTATCACGGGCATTATCACAACCCTTGAACAGAGATGTTGATCCATTTCATCTAAGGAATAGATTAATTGGAAGCCTTCACATAGCTAATATAGGTAATATTGATCATGGGCGAGAAAAGGTTGGGTCTGTTGCAAACATTAAGGACTCAGAAGGCGATGATGGTTCAGTTCAAATTGTTCAGGAGCAGGGAAGGCGCAAGAGTCTTTCCAGATCATCTAAGATTTGTCAGCCAAAGGATTCCGAGACTAATGGCATTGATGAATCTTGCTGTTCCACCAAGAGCCCAGAAGAGAACAAGAAATCTGATTCTTCTATAGTTCCTGATGATTTCCTATGCCCTATATCTCTTGAGTTAATGAGGGATCCTGTTATTGTGGCTACAGGACAG aCTTATGAGAGATCATACATCCAAAGATGGATAGATTGCGGAAACACAACTTGTCCAAAAACTCAGCAGAAGCTTGAAAATCTCAAACTTACACCAAACTATGCTTTAAGAAGCCTGATAAGTCAATGGTGTACAGAGCACAATGTAGAGCAACCAACAGCGTTAACAAATGGGAGGATCAAAAAGAGTGATGGGTCATTTCGTGATGTTAGTGGGGACATTGCAGCTATTGAAGCACTTGTCCGCAAGCTCTCAAGCAGGTCCATTGAGGAACGCAGGGCTGCTGTAGTAGAGATTCGATCACTTTCTAAAAGAAGCACAGATAATCGGATCTTGATTGCTGATGCTGGAGCTATTCCTGTCCTTGTTAGTCTGTTGGCATGTGAAGATAATCAAACTCAGGAGCATGCTGTCACTTCTATTCTCAACCTCTCCATATTTGAAAATAACAAGGGGCTTATAATGCTTGCGGGTGCTGTTCCTTCTATTGTTCAGATCCTTAGAGCTGGAAGCATGGAAGCAAGAGAGAATGCAGCAGCAACCCTCTTTAGCTTGTCCCTTGCAGATGAGAATAAAATTATAATTGGCGCATCAGGGGCAATACCGGCTTTGGTAGATTTGCTCCAAAATGGGAGCACCAGAGGAAGGAAAGATGCTGCCACAGCATTGTTTAATCTGTGTATTTATCAAGGAAATAAAGGCAGGGCTGTTAGGGCTGGCATCATTACAGCATTGCTAAAAATGCTGTCTGACACGAGCAGTGGCATGGTTGATGAAGCTCTGACTATTCTTTCAGTTCTTGCTGGCAACCAAGAAGCTAAGGCTGCCATTGTGAAAGCTAGCACAATTCCTGTGTTGATCGATCTGATGAGGACAGGTCTGCCGCGTAACAAGGAAAATGCAGCTGCTATTCTACTTTGCTTGTGCAAAAGGGATCAAGATAATCTTGCTTGTCTAAGCAGACTTGGCGCGGTTATTCCTCTTACAGAGCTTACCAAGAATGGCACAGAGAGGGCTAAGCGGAAGGCTAATTCATTATTGGAGCACCTTCGCAAGTCTAATTATCTGTAA
- the LOC113754009 gene encoding uncharacterized protein At1g66480-like has product MGNSLGGKRVAKVMKINGETIKLKTPIYAGEVVKDYPGFVLLESEAVKHFGIRAKPLEPQQELKPKGLYFLVELPKFPEENTKGPRRVRSGIQMSAKDRLESLMLARRSVSDLSHLKPASIVLDEQSQESSPNGAMRLKMRLPKAQVEKMMMESKDEAEAAAKIMEFCMANTATAAGGAASSKVHHWKNEHGIVKQGLKPREKRVGFLPFTEGEIQLAVS; this is encoded by the exons ATGGGCAACAGTTTGGGGGGCAAAAGGGTTGCAAAGGTGATGAAAATCAATGGTGAAACCATCAAGTTGAAGACACCAATCTATGCTGGTGAAGTAGTGAAAGATTATCCAGGCTTTGTTTTACTAGAATCCGAAGCTGTAAAGCATTTTGGTATTCGAGCAAAGCCCTTGGAACCCCAACAAGAGCTGAAACCAAAAGGGCTCTATTTTCTAGTGGAATTGCCCAAGTTTCCTGAAGAGAATACCAAAGGCCCGAGGAGGGTTCGTTCAGGGATTCAAATGAGTGCGAAAGATCGACTCGAAAGCCTGATGTTGGCCAGAAGATCAGTCTCGGATCTCTCACACTTGAAACCAGCCAGCATTGTGCTTGATGAACAGAGTCAAGAAAGCTCACCCAATGGTGCAATGAGGCTAAAAATGAGGCTTCCCAAGGCTCAAGTGGAGAAAATGATGATGGAGAGCAAGGATGAAGCCGAGGCGGCCGCGAAAATCATGGAATTTTGCATGGCAAACACAGCCACTGCTGCTGGCGGAGCTGCATCTAGCAAGGTGCATCATTGGAAGAATGAACATGGAATTGTTAAACAAGGTCTAAAACCGCGTgag AAACGTGTGGGATTCTTGCCATTCACAGAAGGGGAAATCCAATTGGCAGTGTCTTAA